In Eubalaena glacialis isolate mEubGla1 chromosome 4, mEubGla1.1.hap2.+ XY, whole genome shotgun sequence, one DNA window encodes the following:
- the SLC25A48 gene encoding solute carrier family 25 member 48 isoform X1: MGTDPAPGTRGSAAPAMGNFQLEDFVAGWIGGAASVIVGHPLDTVKARLQAGTGYGSTLSCIRTVYRRESVFGFFKGMAFPLASIAVYNSVVFGVFSNTQRFLSHHRCQEPEAGSPRVLSDLLLASMVAGVVSVGLGAPVDLIKIRLQMQTQPFREANLGLKPRVAALGEQPAYQGPVHCIITIVRTEGLAGLYRGASAMLLRDVPGYCLYFIPYVFLSDWITPEAHTGPSPCAVWLAGGMAGAISWGTATPMDVVKSRLQADGVYVNKYKGVLDCISQSYQKEGLKVSPTAVMQGQCQSLEGRVRDFGRCETTEKGIRKPRCWQLNYETLVSSSHCPGLEEEVGVHPADGFREDR, from the exons ATGGGCACCGACCCGGCTCCGGGAACGCGAGGCTCCGCGGCCCCGGCCATGGGCAACTTCCAGCTGGAAGACTTTGTGGCGGGCTGGATCGGAG GTGCAGCGAGCGTCATCGTCGGCCACCCTCTGGACACAGTCAAG GCTCGCCTGCAGGCCGGCACTGGCTACGGGAGCACGCTTAGCTGCATCCGCACTGTGTACAGGAGGGAGAGT GTGTTTGGCTTCTTCAAGGGCATGGCCTTCCCCCTCGCCAGCATCGCTGTCTACAACTCAGTGGTGTTTGGGGTCTTCAGCAACACACAGAGGTTCCTCAGCCACCACCGGTGCCAGGAGCCCGAGGCCGGCTCACCCCGCGTGCTGTCCGACCTGCTCCTGGCCAGCATGGTGGCTGGCGTGGTCTCTGTTGGGCTGGGTGCGCCCGTGGACCTCATCAAGATCCGGCTGCAGATGCAAACCCAGCCATTTCGGGAAG CCAACCTCGGTTTGAAGCCCAGGGTGGCTGCTCTTGGGGAGCAGCCAGCCTACCAGGGGCCTGTGCATTGCATCATAACCATCGTGCGTACTGAAGGCCTGGCAGGGCTGTACCGGGGCGCCAGTGCCATGCTGCTGCGGGACGTCCCTGGCTACTGCCTCTACTTCATCCCCTACGTGTTCCTGAGTGACTGGATTACGCCTGAGGCCCACACAGGCCCCAgcccctgtgctgtgtggctggcGGGCGGCATGGCAG GAGCAATTTCTTGGGGGACAGCAACTCCTATGGATGTCGTGAAGAGTCGACTGCAAGCTGACGGGGTTTATGTAAACAAATACAAAGGTGTCCTGGACTGTATCTCCCAGAGTTACCAGAAGGAAGGTCTTAAAGTAAGCCCCACAGCAGTCATGCAGGGTCAGTGTCAGTCCCTGGAAGGTAGGGTCAGAGATTTTGGAAGATGTGAGACTACAGAGAAGGGAATCAGGAAACCGAGGTGCTGGCAGTTAAATTATGAAACACTTGTTTCATCCAGTCATTGCCCCGGGCTGGAGGAAGAAGTGGGCGTGCACCCAGCTGATGGGTTCAGAGAGGACCGGTAA
- the SLC25A48 gene encoding solute carrier family 25 member 48 isoform X3 gives MGTDPAPGTRGSAAPAMGNFQLEDFVAGWIGGAASVIVGHPLDTVKVFGFFKGMAFPLASIAVYNSVVFGVFSNTQRFLSHHRCQEPEAGSPRVLSDLLLASMVAGVVSVGLGAPVDLIKIRLQMQTQPFREANLGLKPRVAALGEQPAYQGPVHCIITIVRTEGLAGLYRGASAMLLRDVPGYCLYFIPYVFLSDWITPEAHTGPSPCAVWLAGGMAGAISWGTATPMDVVKSRLQADGVYVNKYKGVLDCISQSYQKEGLKVSPTAVMQGQCQSLEGRVRDFGRCETTEKGIRKPRCWQLNYETLVSSSHCPGLEEEVGVHPADGFREDR, from the exons ATGGGCACCGACCCGGCTCCGGGAACGCGAGGCTCCGCGGCCCCGGCCATGGGCAACTTCCAGCTGGAAGACTTTGTGGCGGGCTGGATCGGAG GTGCAGCGAGCGTCATCGTCGGCCACCCTCTGGACACAGTCAAG GTGTTTGGCTTCTTCAAGGGCATGGCCTTCCCCCTCGCCAGCATCGCTGTCTACAACTCAGTGGTGTTTGGGGTCTTCAGCAACACACAGAGGTTCCTCAGCCACCACCGGTGCCAGGAGCCCGAGGCCGGCTCACCCCGCGTGCTGTCCGACCTGCTCCTGGCCAGCATGGTGGCTGGCGTGGTCTCTGTTGGGCTGGGTGCGCCCGTGGACCTCATCAAGATCCGGCTGCAGATGCAAACCCAGCCATTTCGGGAAG CCAACCTCGGTTTGAAGCCCAGGGTGGCTGCTCTTGGGGAGCAGCCAGCCTACCAGGGGCCTGTGCATTGCATCATAACCATCGTGCGTACTGAAGGCCTGGCAGGGCTGTACCGGGGCGCCAGTGCCATGCTGCTGCGGGACGTCCCTGGCTACTGCCTCTACTTCATCCCCTACGTGTTCCTGAGTGACTGGATTACGCCTGAGGCCCACACAGGCCCCAgcccctgtgctgtgtggctggcGGGCGGCATGGCAG GAGCAATTTCTTGGGGGACAGCAACTCCTATGGATGTCGTGAAGAGTCGACTGCAAGCTGACGGGGTTTATGTAAACAAATACAAAGGTGTCCTGGACTGTATCTCCCAGAGTTACCAGAAGGAAGGTCTTAAAGTAAGCCCCACAGCAGTCATGCAGGGTCAGTGTCAGTCCCTGGAAGGTAGGGTCAGAGATTTTGGAAGATGTGAGACTACAGAGAAGGGAATCAGGAAACCGAGGTGCTGGCAGTTAAATTATGAAACACTTGTTTCATCCAGTCATTGCCCCGGGCTGGAGGAAGAAGTGGGCGTGCACCCAGCTGATGGGTTCAGAGAGGACCGGTAA